DNA from Bacteroides zoogleoformans:
TGCACTACTTCTATGGTGCCCGTGCGTTGAACGAAGTGTTCTATCTGGATGACTTCCTCGGAATTGAAAAAGAATTTCCCAACTTCCATTTCCATCTGGCACTTGACCGTCCGGATCCCGCAGCCTATGCGGCGGGCGTGAAGTATACTGCCGGTTTTGTTCATCAGGTGATGTTGGATACTTATTTGAAAGACCATGAGGCTCCCGAAGACATCGAATACTATATGTGCGGCCCCGGCCCGATGTCGAAAGCCGTGGTTGCCATGCTTACCGACCTCGGCGTAGAAGAACAATCTATCTTGTTCGATAACTTTGGAGGTTAATCCCCCGATAGGGAAAAAACAATGATTTTTTTTAAGGCGCGGATTACGCGGAATTCACGGATTTAATTTGTCAAAACCGTATTGATTCCATGTAATCCGCGCCTCTTTTTATTATTGTACACACCGGCCCCTTGTGTAAGCTTTTAGTCGTTTGGGTAGACTACGTTCCATTCTTTTCTCAATTCATCCATGATATGCATCATGCGTAAAGTCTCGCGTCATTAATCGCCGGAAAAAAGCTATCAATAAGTTCTTGTGAATTACGAAGACAGGTGTTTCTGGCGAATTATGTAAATGGGTCAACTTCAAAACAGATGGTACATTGTCAAGATAAACCTTTTTGTTATATTTGCAGGGTAATGAGTTTCGTAATCTCAAAACAGCTTCTGAAAGAATCACGTTTCTTCAATAGACAACAATATGGTGAATAAAGAGGATATACTCCACAACTTGAAAATAGAGGAACTCAACCCGATGCAGCTCGCAGCCGGCCGGGCCTATGATGAACAAAAAGATATGGTGTTGCTTTCGCCTACGGGAAGTGGAAAGACATTGGCTTTTCTCTTGCCGTTGGTGCAAAAGTTAAAAAATGAAATAAAAGGTGTGCAGGCTGTGGTACTGGTGCCTTCGCGTGAGTTAGCCTTACAGACGGAAAGCGTTTTTAAGCAGATGAACACTTCATTTAAAGCCATCAGTTGCTACGGCGGCCGTCCGGCAATGGAGGAACATCGCACCATTAGAGGAGTGAACCCGGCTGTAATCATTGGTACACCGGGACGTATGAACGACCATCTGAAGAAGGGAAACTTTGATGTCGATACCGTTCATACGTTGGTAATCGACGAGTTTGACAAATCATTGGAATTTGGTTTTCACGACGAAATGGCGGAAATCATCGGACAACTGCCCGGGGTAAAGAAACGTGTTCTTCTTTCGGCCACAGACGCTGAAGAAATTCCGCAATTCGTGGGGTTGGGAGAGGACGCCTGTATCAAACTGAATTTCCTCTCCCAAGACGGTTCTTTGTCGGAACGTCTGAACTTGTTGCAAGTGCATTCGCCTGAAAAAGACAAACTGGCAACACTTTATCGGCTGCTTTGTATGTTAGGTGAAGCCTCTACGCTCGTTTTTGTCAATCATCGGGAGAGTGTGGAACGAGTGGCGGGCTATCTGCTGGCAAAGAAGTTTCCTTGCGATACTTTCCACGGTGGTATGGAGCAACAAGACCGCGAACGGGCGCTTTATAAATTCCGAAACGGTACGTGCCCTGTCCTTATCTCTACCGACCTGGCCGCACGTGGGCTGGACATTCTGGGTATAGACAATGTAGTGCACTATCATTTGCCGGTCAACGAAGAGGCTTTTACTCACCGCAACGGACGTACCGCACGCTGGCAGGCGAACGGCTCTTCTTTTCTGATACTTCACTCCGAAGAGCGCTTGCCGGATTACATTTCCGCGGAGATTCCTGTTTTTGAGCTTTCATCGCAGGCAGTAAAGCCCATAAAGGCCCGTTGGGCTACGCTCTATATCGGTAAAGGTAAGAAAGATAAGCTTAATAAGATAGATATTGCAGGCTTTTTATATAAGAAAGGTGGATTGATGCGCGAAGACGTGGGGCAGGTAGATGTGAAAGAACATTATGCTTTTGTGGCCGTACGCCGTTCCAAACTGAAACAGTTGCTTACTTTAATTAAAGGAGAAAAGATAAAAGGCATGAAAACTATCGTTGAAGAGGCAAAATAGAAGCTTCTGGCTGACGTTTTGATAGTTTATAGCTTTTATTTCACTTTTAGTAACAAACGCGCTCTTCTTCTCAACCTGTTCTTTCATTTTCATTATAAAAAGTGAGGGTTGATATATTTATATAACAAATTGGCGCATATCTCTTGTATATACCAATAAAAAGTAAGATAAATGTGGAATAAATCCGTAATTTCATAAAGAAAGATTTGCAAAGCAGAAATTAATCCGTAATTTCGCCATGTCGGAAGACATCAATAAACGAATTGTGTAACCAAAACAAACTAATTTCAAATGAAAAAGCATAATTTCAATGCAGGACCTTCTATTCTTCCTCGTGAGGTGATTGAAGATACAGCAAAAGCTGTTCTTGATTTCAATGGTTCAGGCCTTTCACTGATGGAAATCAGCCATCGTGCTAAAGACTTCCAACCTGTTGTGGACGAAGCAGTGGCATTATTCAAAGAATTACTTAATATCCCCGAAGGATATTCTGTTCTGTTCTTGGGAGGTGGCGCCAGCCTGGAATTCTGTATGATTCCTTTTAACTTCCTGGAAAAGAAAGCTGCTTACTTGAATACGGGCGTATGGGCAAAGAAAGCCATGAAAGAGGCCAAGGGATTCGGAGAAGTGGTTGAGGTGGCTTCTTCCGCTGAGGCTACTTATACGTACATACCGAAAGATTATGCCATACCGGCCGATGCGGATTATTTCCATATCACGACCAACAACACGATTTACGGTACCGAACTGAAAGAAGATTTGAATGTAAACGTTCCGATGATTGCTGACATGTCTTCAGATATATTCTCACGTCCCATCGATGTGTCCAAATACATCTGTATTTACGGTGGTGCGCAGAAGAATCTGGCTCCTGCCGGCGTAACGTTCGTCATTGTGAAAAACGATGCATTGGGTAAAGTGTCTCGCTACATCCCTACCATGCTGAATTATCAAACACATATCGATGGGGGTTCCATGTTTAATACACCTCCCGTTCTTCCCATCTATTCGGCAATGCTCACTTTGCGCTGGAACAAAGCGCAAGGCGGTGTAAAAGAAATGGAGCGGCGCGCCATTGAGAAAGCTGATATGCTATATGCTGAAATAGACCGCAACAAGATGTTCGTGGGGACGGCAGCTAAAGAAGATCGCTCTCGCATGAATATCTGTTTCGTAATGAAGCCCGAATATAAAGATTTAGAGGCGGATTTCCTGAAGTTCGCTACGGAAAGAGGTATGGTGGGCATCAAGGGACACCGTTCGGTAGGCGGATTCCGTGCATCCTGCTACAATGCTATGCCGAAAGAAAGTGTGCAGGCTTTGATTGATTGCATGCAAGAGTTTGAAAAACTTCATTAATAATATCTTCGCCACAGACTGCACGGGTTTGCACAAGTCGTTTCCTAAAAAATAGAGTGTGCCTTGTGCAATCTGTGGCAATTTCTTTTCTAATATAGTAGAATTATGAAAGTATTAGTCGCAACAGACAAACCGTTTGCCAAAGTGGCTGTGGACGGTATTCGTAAAGAGATTGAAGCAGCCGGTTACGAGCTCGTATTGCTGGAGAAATATGGTGAGAAAACCAAGTTGCTGGAAGCCGTGAAAGATGTCGAAGCTATTATTATTCGTAGTGACGTCATAGACGCCGAAGTGCTGGATGCCGCTCAAAAACTGAAAATCGTGGTGCGTGCAGGTGCCGGTTATGACAATGTGGATTTGGAAGCTGCCACCGCTCATAACGTTTGCGTGATGAATACTCCGGGGCAGAATTCCAACGCTGTGGCCGAACTGGCTTTCGGGCTTATGGTGATGGCTGTCCGCAATATGTACAATGGAACTTCGGGAACCGAACTGAAAGGTAAGAAGTTGGGTATCCATGCTTATGGCAACGTTGGTCGCAACGTGGCCCGCATAGCCAAAGGTTTCGGTATGGATATTTATGCATTCGATGCTTTCTGTCCTAAAGAAGTGATTGAGAAAGAGGGTGTGAAAGCTGTGGCTTCTGCCGAAGAACTGTACTCCACTTGCGACGTCATCTCATTGCACATTCCGGCAACCGCTGAAACGAAGAACTCCATTAATCACGCTTTGGTGAACCGGATGCCCAAAGGTGGTCTGTTGGTGAATACTGCCCGTAAGGAAGTGATCAATGAAGCCGAGTTGATTCAGCTATTGGAAGAGCGTACGGATTTGAAGTACGTGACCGATATTATGCCGGCAGCCAACGAAACCTTTGTTTCTCGATTTGCAGGGCGTTATTTCTCCACACCGAAGAAGATGGGTGCACAGACAGCCGAGGCCAATATCAATGCGGGCATTGCAGCTGCCTGCCAGATTGTAGGTTTCCTGAAAGAAGGCTGTGAGAAATTCCGTGTAAACAAATAATGGCAAAAAAAAATAATATCCTCTATGGCAATCATTAAACCTTTCAAAGGTATTCGTCCTCCGCAAGAATTGGTGGAGCAAGTGGCTTCTCGCCCCTACGATGTGCTGAACTCTGCTGAAGCGCGCGAAGAAGCGGCCGGGAATGAGAAATCCTTATATCATATCATTAAGCCCGAAATAGACTTTCCGGTAGGTACCGATGAACATGATGAACGTGTTTATCAGAAAGCGGCCGAGAATTTCCGGATGTTTCAAGACAAGGGATGGCTGGTACAGGACGGCAAGGAGAATTACTACGTATATGCCCAGACCATGAACGGCAAGACACAATACGGACTTGTGGTGGGTGCTTATGTGCCCGATTATATGAACGGTGTCATTAAGAAACATGAGTTGACTCGCCGTGATAAAGAAGAAGACCGCATGAAGCACGTCCGAGTGAACAATGCCAACATTGAACCGGTATTTTTTGCTTATCCCGACAATGCTTTGCTGGATAGTATCATTGCACGCTATACGGCCGAAAAGCCGGTATATGACTTTGTTGCTCCGGATGACGGTTTCGGTCACACGTTCTGGATCATCGACAAGCAGCAGGATATAGATGCCATCACCGGTGAATTTGCCAAGATGCCCGCCCTCTATATTGCCGATGGTCATCACCGCAGTGCCGCCGCTGCCTTGGTAGGCGCAGAGAAAGCCAAGCAAAATCCCAATCATCGTGGAGATGAAGAATATAACTACTTCATGGCTGTTTGCTTCCCTGCCAACCAGCTGACCATTATAGACTACAACCGTGTGGTAAAAGACTTGAATGGTCTGACTGTAGAAGAGTTCCTGACTGCCGTGAGCAAGAATTTCATAGTAGAAGATCGAGGAGAGGAAATCTATAAGCCTTCCGGCTTGCATAATTTCTCTCTCTATCTGGCCGGTAAATGGTATAGTCTTACAGCTAAACCGGGTACTTACAACGACAATGACCCCATCGGCGTATTGGATGTCACCATCTCTTCCAATCTGATATTGGATGAAGTGTTGGGCATCAAGGATCTGCGCTCCGACAAGCGTATAGACTTTGTCGGTGGCATCCGTGGCTTAGGTGAACTGAAGAAACGGGTGGACAGCGGAGAGATGAAAATGGCCTTGGCTTTATATCCTGTCAGTATGAAGCAGTTGATGGACATTGCTGATACAGGTAACATTATGCCGCCCAAAACAACTTGGTTTGAGCCTAAGTTGCGTTCGGGTTTGATTATCCATAAATTGGATTAAGAAAAACAGAAACAGGTTTGACATCAAAAAGCATCTTTTTTCGGAGGATAAAAATACAGTCCGAGAGTTTATGCTTTTAATCTTTTGATGCAGGCAATACAGATTTTTTATTCAAGAGCTGTATTGTCTGCGTCATTTTGTATCGTCTGTATCTGGAAGGGGAATAGTTTGAAATAAACGCCCCCCTCTTTTATAATTTGAAGAACTATAGTCTTTTACACTTGTACAAGCGTAAGCTTATGTATGTAGGAGTTGTAGAGAGGATTTGGGTATAAGCTGCTAATTGGCTTTCCTGAAGCGGTTGTCTATATCATCTTCCGGCAAATCTCTTCCACAGTCCGCCGGATATTGGTTTTTGCAAACGCTGACTCCATAGCTTTTTCTTGAGGAACGGAAGTAGGATTGATGGAAAGTACTTCTTTGAAACCGGCTTTTTCCAGCATCTCTTTGTCTTCTATCTTTCCCGCCAACAGAATGACGGGAATTTGTTGCTTTTGAGCTTCTTGCAGGATGCCCGAAGGTACTTTCCCCATAATGGTCTGTCGGTCTGCCTTGCCTTCTCCGGTGATGATGAGATCAGCACCTTTGATTTTCTCGGTAAAATGAAAGAAGTCGAGTAGTAGTTGTATGCCGGGTTTCAGATCGGCATGCAAGAAAGCCAGCAAGCTACCACCCATGCCACCGGCAGCACCTGAACCGGGGATGTTGGAAATGTCTTTCCCTGTGGATTGAGAGATGATGCCGGCCAGTTTCTTCATATTTGCATCGAGCTTTGCTGCCATTTCCCGGTCGGCTCCTTTTTGCGGAGCAAAGACGAATGATGCGCCTTTCGGGCCGGTGAAAGGATTCTTTACATCACATGCAGCGACAAATTTTGCGTTTTTGAGTGCCGGATGGGCAGCAGAGGAGTCGATTGAGGCTACTTTGGCCAGCAACTCTCCGCACATGCCTCGCTTGGGAATATCCGGAGCTACCGCTTGGATGATGTTTGCACCCGTTTCATCAAGAAAACGAAAACCCAATGCCTGCAACATTCCCAAACCGGCATCGTTCGTTGCGCTGCCACCTAATCCGATTATAAAGTTTCTGCATCCCAAGTTCAAAGCGTGGCATATCAGTTCACCGGTTCCGTAAGAGGTGGTCAACATTGGATTTCGCTTCTCTTTAGGTACGAGTGGCAGGCCGCTGATGGCGGCCATTTCGATAAAGGCCGTTTGCCGATCGTTAGAAATGCCATAGCAGGTGTCGTGCATTTCCATCATCGGGTTGTGAGCACGTAGAAAGAGACGCTTTCCTCCCGTGGCGGAAATTAGGGCATCCAGCATTCCTTCTCCTCCATCGGCAATGGAGAACCGGACGACTTCACATGATGGAAATACTTTATGTATGCCTCTGGCAGCGGCTTCTCCTGCTTCTTGGGAGGTGAGGCATTCTTTGAATGAATCGAGGGCGATGATTATTTTCATTGGCGATTGTGCATTTTTTATCAATTCATAAATCAGTAATTCATAAGTTTGATATAGGTATAAAGAGCTGTTGGAGGTTAGGATATAAGCTTTGTTGCCTGAGCCAAAGATAGTATATTTTGATTGATTTCGTCAATTGTTGATGGCATTGTTGATGATGAAAATTAAAAGAATTGTATCTTTGCAGCATGAGCGAAGATAGGTATAAAACGATTTCAGCCCTTTCCGAAGGCATTTACACGGAGAAGCGTAGCAAATTTATCGCTATAGCCTTGCCGGTGCACACATTGGAAGAAGTGAAATCGTATCTGGATGTTTATCAGAAAAAGTACTATGATGCCCGTCATGTATGTTATGCCTATATGCTGGGACATGAGCGCAAGGATTTTCGCGCCAATGACAACGGTGAACCTTCAGGTACGGCAGGCAAGCCTATCTTAGGACAAATCAACTCTAATGAACTGACGGATATACTTATTGTTGTGGTTCGTTATTTCGGAGGTATCAAGTTAGGGACAAGCGGGTTGATTGTGGCTTATAAAGCCGCTGCCGCCGAAGCTATTGCTGCCGCGTCTGTTATAGAGAAAACCGTGGACGAGACAGTAACTTTCTTGTTTGAATATCCTTTTATGAATGACGTGATGCGCATTGTGAAAGAAGAAGAGCCGGAGATACTGGAACAATCGTATGATATGGACTGCCACATGACGCTTCGCATTCGTCAGTCCATGATGCAGAGGTTGCGGGTACGGCTGGAGAAAGTAGAGACTTTGAGGTTTGAGTAAATAGTCGGGAAGAAGCAACGTCTCTAAACATTTATTTGAAAAACAATTACGCTAATAAGAAAAAAGATGGGGGTTAGTGCGACTAAAAGAGAACTGGGTGAACTATATGCCTTTTTCCGTCTGTTGGCTGACGGAAGTGTGGCATTCGGTACACCGGATGTGCAGAAAAATGTGGCAAAGTGTTGGCCTGTTGCCTTGGTGCAGAGAGAAGAGCACGATGGTACGCGTCGTTATTACATAGAGGAGGAAGAAGTACGGCTGGTTGGCGGAACAGTGGGGAAGGATGGCGCTTTCACTCTCGGAGGCAAGGAAGAACAACGCTTTCCCCGTGAAGACTTCAAGGATGCGGCAGAACTTATTCTTCACTTGTTGAAGACTGCTTCCGGCGAGGCAATCGAGGTGACCGAAGGACTGGAAGCTTTTCTGGATGCTGTCGGTATCTATGATTTGGAGGCGAAAACGGACGATCGCACAGATTTCTACGTGGCTTTCCATCATCCCGACGCACCGTTGACGGGATTTACGGTTCGTTGCCGTCTTGCCCCGATGAACCCGTTGCTCGACGGAGGCCGTACGGCCAACTTAAAATTGGAACAGAGTGGCGTGAAGTTTGCCGTGCCCACAGTGAATAAGGTGAACGCTTTGTCTCAATCTCCAACCGAAGTAGCCGATAGGATGCTGCTTATTGAGCGCTTGGGAGGCATCTTGAAGTACGCTGATGTAGCCGACCGTATGTTCCGTTGTAATCTACAGATGATTGATCTCCATTTTCCCCGTATGTTGGCAGAGATGGTTCGCGTAATGCATCTGGATGGCATTGTCCGTGTCAGTGAGCTGACGGAGCATATCAAGGTAATGAACCCTCTGAAGATAAAGGATGAATTGATAAACAAACATGGTTTCTATGAGTTTAAGGTGAAGCAGTTTTTGTTGGCGCTTGCCCTTGGAATGCGTCCGGCTAAGATATACAACGGCACTGATTCTGCGGTGGAAGGCATGTTGCTGGTCACTACCGATGGTGAAGTGCTGTGCTATCATAAATCGGATCGTGCCATCTTTGCTGACTTTCTTTACCGAAATACCCGTTTGGAGAAAGGTTCTGCAGACAAGGACAAATATGGCTTTCTTGAGCGTGAAAACGGAGTCTGGTATTTTAAACTGAATGTGAAGATAGGTCTGATGAAAAGGTGACTCTCACTCCGGCTCTCTTCTGTTTTTATCTTTTCTGCAATTATAATCAGTGCCTCCTTCCGAAGTAATTCCTGATTTTTCTCATGAACTTAAGTCCTAATCTTACGCCATCAAAAACAGCCATGCCGGTATTGAATGCTCTCATGATTGCACCGGCTTTATTGGTGGCGGGAGCGATGGGAGCCAATATGTCTTTTGTAAGATTGGTCATGATATCTTTTTGTGCATGAATTTGCTGTAATAAAGCCGATTTTTGTTCGGCTATGCTTTCCAACGTATGAGGGAAAGGTATCGAAGTGTGGCTCATTCTGTCTCTTATTTATTGGATTTGTCTAAGAATAGTCCGGCAATGAATTTGACTGTCGGGTTGATGATTAGCTTTCTACGGAAGAGAACAAGTAAGAGGATGAGCAGGATATGAAATCCGGCAACAAGAGCATAGCTTGCCGTCAGTCCACCAACTAAAGGGGCTATTACATAAACCAGGGTAAATGACAGATAGAACAGAACCACTACGCTTAGGACAATGATAAGTATAACCAGCAAAAGCATGGAGAGCAGCTTGGATAGTTTTTCCGTGATCTCCAATAGAGTATATTCTTTTTGTAGTTCAAGAAACTTTTTGAACTCAACGAATAATTGCTGAATTTTCTCAAAACTTTGATCGTCGGCAAACATGGTGGTTCTGTTTTAGTTCGTTTTATTCAGCAGGTTCCCCTTTGATTTCTGCTGCAATTTCATCTACCAGATTCTCCATGTCATTCCGACTGAGCCGGATACCTTTTTTGCGGAGAATCTCTGCAATTTTATTACGCGTGTCCTCTCCTTTTTCAGGAGCAAATAAAATACCAAGGGCTGCACCCACTGCGGCACCGCCCAAGAAAGCTGCTAAAACGTTCAGTCCTTTCATAATTCTATCCTTTCTTTTAAGAGGTTCTCAGTTACAAAGTTAGCATTATTTTTACACAAAGGGTTGATTTTCTCCTTTATTTTCTTAAAGATCTGAGATTTGCATACATATATAAATCTTACGGTTGTTCATTTTTGTATAGCTTTCTTCTTGAAGAGCTTTTAGCACAGGCTGTATTAAAATTGAATTTTCAAATGTCATGTGGTTGATTAATCGAGCTTTACGCTCTGTTTATTTATAACAAAGATGCGGCAACTCTTTAGGCAATTCCGTCTTTATTGTGGGGTTTAATTATATTTAACTGATGAAGCGAGGGGATAATTGCGCGTTATGGCGTACCTTTGTTTCCTAAATAAGGTGTAGCTCGGAAAGATGAACTGCTTCTTGAATAAAAGCGGATTTTTATTTGCTTTGTTCCTTGAAAGTATTGATTGATATTGGGATAAGAATAGACGGAAATATTATTAACAAAAAACGATAAGAAAAAAATGAAAAAATTAACTCTATTAGGGATGGGGGTATGCATTGCTTTGGCATTCTCTTCTTGTAAATCGAGCGAAAGCGCTTATAAAAAAGCATATGAAAAAGCCAAACAGCAAGAATTGGCCGAACCGCAGACTGCTGTTGCGGTAGAAGAAACGGCTCCGGTTGTGGTGGCCCCGGCAAGCAGCAAAGTGGTGGAGAGTGCTCCGGTCGGTGTACGTCAGGAAAAGGTCACTGTGGTCTCCGGTGGCAATGGTTTGAAAGACTACAGCGTGGTATGTGGCAGTTTTGGCGTGAAGGCAAATGCTGAAAACTTGAAGGCTTTCTTGGATAGAGAGGGATATAACGCGATTGTTGCGTTCAATGCGGAAGCTTCCATGTATCGTGTCATTGTGGCAACTTTTGCGGATAGGGCTTCGGCGGCTGATGCTCGTGATGCATTTAAGGCCAGATATCCCAATCGTCAGGATTTCCAAGGATCTTGGTTGCTGTACCGAATTAACTAATTAAGTAAAGTTCTTTTGAATAATTTATAAAGAAAGAGATAACACTTTCTTTTGATAGGCGGTAGCTGGCAAGCTACCGCCTTTTGCCTTTTTTTATCAGGCAGGCTGATTATTCTTATATGTCCTTTCATCTTGTCTTTTCCAAAAAAACAACATTTTTTTATTTTTTCATATGAAAAAACTTTGCTATTATTAAAAATGTATCTATTTTTGCATCGTATTTTGTATCGTAATAGGTGCAAAGAGGTTGAACTAATGAGGTATATAAACTCCGGTATGGCAAAGTGCTTAAAAGCGGAAGTGGTAGCACAATATGTAACGTTCTTTTTATTCTGTTTGTTCCCAATGATAGGATATGGTCAAACGGGACAGGAAACTGTGGATACTTTGATTAGAATGGGCTTTGAGAATGTGGGATGGGCAGAAGATGGTGATGAACGCATATATATCTTTCAGAATTCCACATACCGTTTGCAAGGAGTCGGTATAGGTAAGGCTGTGGATGTGATTCAAAAAATAGGCTTGCCGGAAAATAAAAGATGTAGGATTGTTGTTTTGAACAATGATATACCTCAAATATCTCTTAGCTATCATCCGATTACCGGTGATACTTTATCTCGGGTAGAGCGTAATGACTGGAATGTCAGTTATGAATTGGGCGATACGTGGGAGAAGGCTAAGAAAGTGAAGTTGAGAAATCGTTCTTTGTTTAAGATTGATGTATTGGTATATCCTCAGTTGGCTTTAAAGAACTTGGTGATTACACAGATTTATCAAGTCTTGTTTAACTTGAGTCCTGCCATTGAAGTTTCGATGTGGAAAGGAATGAAGCTTACTGCACAAGTGAAACTACCTGTTTATAATGATGGGTATGGAAAGTATGAAGATAAGATTCATCCGGGGCATATCACCGTTTCACAGCGTTTCAGATTGCCTTACAATGTGTTTGGTAGAGTGGCGGTAGGCTTTTTCAATGCCGATCAATATGGAATGGATGCCGAATTCTTTCGTCCTTTGAGTGATGAACGCTTCTTTTTATCGGGCAGGATAGGTTATACCGGAACAGGGTATTGGGATGGATTTAAATTGCATTATGATCCTTCTACAAGGACAACCACATGGTCTTTGGGAGGAGGATTTTATTGGCCGCAGTTTAATACCCAATTTACACTGAAAGCCGAACAATATTTAATGAAAGAAAAAGGAATCAGATTTGAAATGACCAGACATTTCCGTTATTGTTCGATAGGCTTTTATGTAATGAAAGCTCGGCATGCAAGAGCAAATGGAGGTTTCCGATTTCAAGTGGCTTTGCCCTCTTATAATTATAAAAGAAAGGGATATATACCACGTATGAATACTTCTGCCAACATGGGGCTTGTTTATAATGCAGGTAATGAACGCATGTATTATAGGCAATACAAGGCGGAAGCCAGTGATAACATAATGGAAAAGAATAGTTTTAATCCATATTTTATTAAATCAGAATTGTTAAATTTTTAATTTATTTATTGAAATGAAGAAGATTAAATTCTTAAACGGTATAAATGCAATGTTTGCGTTAGCCGTAGTAGCTTTGGCTACAACTTTTACTTCTTGCGAGAAAGAAGAATTCAACGTAAAAGTTGATCCTATCAATGCACAGGCAACTATCAGCCCGATAGTGCTTTATGTTGCGGATGGTGTTACTACGGATGTGACATCGACTGCTAAAATTTCGTACAATCCGAATTCTACTTTTACCGGTAATCCGGCTTTGGCCGCTACTACTGCAACTGTTTCTGTTTCTTATGACGGAATAAGTGCTGATGTAAAAGTTGCTGTTCCTGCATTGCAGGCCGGTCAGTTTGCCACTCTGACTCCGACTATTATTCTGCAGAAGAAGACTCCTGAAACTAAGATTGAGATTTCTCAGGTTGTAGGTACACCTGTACCAGAGGCTTCTGATAAGTCGGCTGAATTAACCAATACAACAGATTATTGGTATTCAACAACTGTGAAGTATCTTGAAAAATCCGGTAACAAGATTATGGAGAGGGATATTAAAACAACGGATGTGAATGAAGTGGCCGCTGTTGGTACTTTCTTTAACGCTCTTCAAGATACTTACAAAGAAACGCTTGTTGAAAAGAAAGATGTACCGGTTCACTCTCATTCGCTTAC
Protein-coding regions in this window:
- a CDS encoding DUF3869 domain-containing protein, which gives rise to MKKIKFLNGINAMFALAVVALATTFTSCEKEEFNVKVDPINAQATISPIVLYVADGVTTDVTSTAKISYNPNSTFTGNPALAATTATVSVSYDGISADVKVAVPALQAGQFATLTPTIILQKKTPETKIEISQVVGTPVPEASDKSAELTNTTDYWYSTTVKYLEKSGNKIMERDIKTTDVNEVAAVGTFFNALQDTYKETLVEKKDVPVHSHSLTKVSVTYTVVTTEYKIVKKTTTVTKADGETVLATAKVASYATSTATVTPDLQIPGHNHAPAGHGHGHGTDPNAGGGIVIAD
- a CDS encoding YtxH domain-containing protein — translated: MKGLNVLAAFLGGAAVGAALGILFAPEKGEDTRNKIAEILRKKGIRLSRNDMENLVDEIAAEIKGEPAE
- a CDS encoding SPOR domain-containing protein — translated: MKKLTLLGMGVCIALAFSSCKSSESAYKKAYEKAKQQELAEPQTAVAVEETAPVVVAPASSKVVESAPVGVRQEKVTVVSGGNGLKDYSVVCGSFGVKANAENLKAFLDREGYNAIVAFNAEASMYRVIVATFADRASAADARDAFKARYPNRQDFQGSWLLYRIN
- a CDS encoding phage holin family protein; amino-acid sequence: MFADDQSFEKIQQLFVEFKKFLELQKEYTLLEITEKLSKLLSMLLLVILIIVLSVVVLFYLSFTLVYVIAPLVGGLTASYALVAGFHILLILLLVLFRRKLIINPTVKFIAGLFLDKSNK